TTTAGAGCCATCATTGCACCAGTTTGGTCATAATGCAAGTCTTTTCGTGTCAGATAATAATCAAGATATTTTTTCAGGTATTCAATTCCGTTTTGAGTATTGAATTTGGCTAAAGTCAAACAATATCCATTTCCTGCGTAACAAACTTGGCTTTTTAAAAGATGAATTCCAATTATATCCTCAACAGTTTTAAATTCCATTATTGAGGCGAAATATGCTCCAACAATTCTTGTTCTCCAATTAAAATCTCCGAGTAATTTTTTAACGACTTCTAAATTAAGTTCCGCTTTTATTGGCTCAAAATTCCTAATGAATTCGTCCGCTTTATTTATTCCGAACATATAAAATGGAACACACCATTTTTTGATAAATTCAGCTTCGAGTTTGTTTTCGTTAGAATAATGTTCCAACTCAGCGAATGGACTTGAATGTCTGATAGTTGCTCCAGCAGAATGTAATTCAATTTGTTTCTTTGTTTTCTCGTCCATTGTTGGTTTGGTTAAATTGCGTAGAACGGTCTAGTGTATGATTTCGTTGCGTGTTTCAGCAACTAATTAAGCAAATACAAACCGAATAGAAAATCCGCGAGGATTTTCGTAAGTAGGCGAGTACTAGCAATGAATTATACACGGTGTTAGCATACGTTATTTATAGTTTTTTCAGCAATACATAGTCATTATCAAAGTCCTCAACTTTCAAAATTCTTTTCGGACTACAAGAACTTTCACGATATGCAATTTCTGGATTTCCATAATCGACTTTGGTTCGGTTAAAGCATCCTTGTTTTTTTAAAACGACATAAATTGTTCCGCTTTTTAAATCGTCATTTGATAATTGAATTCCACAATTAAAAGGAATGGTTTTTGAATGAGAAAAATCATTGCCATAATCAGCGTAATTACCAAGATACGAACCGTAATCTTTCCACCTCCTAAATTTATATCCTTGTGTTCCCAAGTATTTTAATTCTCCGTTGTTCATTTGATAAACTAAAATTGGTGGTAATGAAGGATTGTTGTTTTCTGAAGTTATTGAAACTCGTGCCATAATATGACTATTTCCTCTTTCTGCATCTCTTAAAAAGTATTGACTACCATAATCATCAAAAGACCAACGTTTACCTTTCCAAATCTTGTCAAATCGTAATGATAAATCTCCATATTTTACTCTTGTTGTGGGTTTCAAAACTTTATAGCCAAGAGCCTTTTTCCTTTCTGCCTCGATTCTCTTTTGCTCAATCGTTTTATCAATTTTTGCTATTTCCTTTGAAGCAATAGTTGCGTCATTAGTTCCTTTGAAATTATCTACGATTCCTTGAAATTCAATTTTAGCACTATTCAGATTTTTTTCAGCAAGAAGTTTTTTTGCTCGAATAAACCTATTTTCTGCTGTATTTTTAATTTCAGTTAATTCAGCCGAACAGTTATTCAATTCCGCTTTTGTCTGTTCAAGTTCAGTTTTTAATTCCGATAACTGCTTTTTGGTTTCTCCGTCCGAACAACTGAACAGTAATAATGTTCCAAAAGTAAGTGCGAGTAAATTTCTTTTCATTCTGTTGATGGTTTGTAATAATTGTAAATCTATTACGAAAATTTTAATGTTTATTGTGGTTTTCCGTAATGTATGCTAACGTGTTTGTGTATGATTTCGTTGCGTGTTTAAGCACTAAAGTTAGCAAATAAATCACAGATAGAAAGTCCGCGAGGACTTTCGTAAGTAGGCTATTACTAGCAATGAATTATACACGGTGTTGTAGGTAGTTTTTATTCCACACTACATATCCAATTAGTCCAATTCCGATAATAATCATTCCTACAATACCAATTTTCAGCCCTAACATTGGGTTATCATATAATTTGTCATTAAACAACCCAAAAACGAAATAAATTAATTTTGTAGGCAGGAATGCCAAACTAATTAGAATTGCTAAATATTTTGGATTAGAATATTTTGTTAAAACCGAATGAATTATTGGTGCAATATGAATTTCCGAAATTGCAAGAAAAAATAATGAAATCAAATAAGTTATTGTATGCTGTTCAGTCGGTATTTCTGGAATCAGAAACAATATTCCAAATGATATTACTCCAAAAACAAACCCAAGCATTAATTTAAAGAATTGACTACTGTAAAAATATGTCCACAAAATAATTGCAATTATACTAATGGGTAAAATGAAAATAGAGTTGATTGATTGCCATAAATGATTTGGAATACCTAAAGTTGATATTTCGCTCAATTGTAATTGTAAATCAAAAGTCCGAATGCTTGATAATTCGTAGAATCCCCAAAATAAACCAACAACAATAAATGCAATTAAGATGTTTAAAATTCTTTTACTTATTGGAAACTCATTTTTCTCAATTTCATCCAATCTTTTTTCCTTTGTAAGAACGATTGGAATTATTGAGATTAACATTAAGATTCCAGATAAAACGAATCCAATATTGTAGCCATATTTTTCTCCTAAATAACCAATTAATAAAATACCCAAAAATGAACCTAAATTTATTGCGAGATAAAATATCGTGAATCCTGAATCTAAAAGTTTAGTCTTATTCAAATACGTCTTTCCAAAATTTGAGATGACATTTGGTGTGAAAAACCCACTTCCTAAAACGACAAGAAATAAACCTAAATAAAGTCCAGTTGTGGAAGGAATGCACAAACTAAAAGCTCCGATTGCTTGAATAATTCCACCTATTATTATTGATTTTTTATTTCCGATTAGTAAGTCTCCAAAAAGAGCTCCAACGATTTGAGAAAAAACTAATGAAGCTGTAAACCAACCATAAATGCTTAATGCTTCAGTTCTTTCCATTTTCAGCGTCTCTCCAACCATATAAAGAACCACAAGAGCTCTAAAACCATAATAAGATGCTCTTTCCAACATTCTGGAAATAGAGTAGTAGAGAGTTTCTTTTGTGTGTTTCTGATTCTGAATTTTTTCCATTAAGTTTCTTGGGTTGGTAAATTACCTACAACGTGTTTGTGTATGATTTCGTTGCGTGTTTAAGCACTAAAGTTAGCAAATAAATCATAGATAGAAAGTCCGCGAGGACTTTCGTAGGTAGGCTATAACTAGCAATGAATTATACACATTGTTGTGCGTAGTTTTTATTCCAAATCCCAATCATCAATTTCAAACCACGCAGATTTCCCTTTTTTTAAATATTTTACTATTCTTTTCTCTGGACGAGTCCATTTTTTAGTTTTCTCATTTAAAATCCGAATGTTATCATTATTATAAATTACGATACCTTTCCTATCACAACTTTCAAGAACCTTGACATTGATTTTTAAATTTTCTGCATCTTTTTCAATTAGAATTCCTTTAACAATACAAGTGTCGTCCATCCATTTGTCTTCCTGACTTTGGCTGGTAAATTCATAGTTATAATTGAACTCCAAAACATCGCCAATATTAAATTCAGCGAATGTCTCTCTCTTTTCTTCCAATTCTTTTTTCTCTCGTTCTAATTCATCCGCTTTTGCTTTTTCTTCCCATTCTACATATTCTTTTACTTGTTCCTCAAATCTGATGTCTTCATTCTTTAAAGAACGGTAAAAGCTTTCTAAAATCACAACAGACATTGATTCTGGATGACCAATTTTATTATCTCTGAAAAATTTAGAAAGACGAGAACCTCCCCAAAGTTGCCAGTTATTTCTCATCCATAATCCAATTCCAAATCTGTAATTTCCATTAATATATTCTTTTTCAGTAAGTTTTGTGATTTTTACTTTTAAGCTGTCTGAATAAATCTTATTTAGTGAATTTATAGCATCATCAAGGTCTTTTGGAATATAATGTCCTCGCAAACTATCTGTTGTATGTCTGACTTTATTTTCCTCGTTCCATTTGAACTCTAATTTTTTAAAAGGTTCAATTATCTTTTGTTCATTAAATTCTCCGTTGTTCAGATATTCTTTAAAGGCAATCAAAATAACTTCAGTTTGATGTTGTGACACACCTTTGTTGTCCAAATACTTTACAATTCTTGAACCATAATTATCTCTATCAGTCCAATTGAAAATCGTCTTGTATTCTCCGCCCCAAGGATAACTTATCTTTTTAATAGTATCGTTTCCACTTCTCTTAATTTGACTTTTAATACTGTCAGAAGCGTGAACATTTAGATAAGAAACTGCTTTTTTTAAATTTTTTGGTGATTTGGTTTCTTGTCCGAATATTGGAATAGAAAAGATTAAAAGCAGTAAAATAGTCGAGAATTTCATTTTTCAGTTATTTAGTTTCTCGAAAATAATTCGTTTCTTTTTATCATAAAAGCCATAATGAGTGAACTATGTTTTTCGTTGAGTAACGAGGTTTCTTAAATTACGCACAACGGTTAGGTATAAGAATAGTTGCGTGGTTAAGTCACTAATTTAGCAAACAAAAACTAGCCAGAGGAAAATCCGAAGGATTTTCCGAGTAAGCAATGACCAAGCAATTATTTTTATACAATGTTAGCTACCGTATTTTTTTAGTTTTTCTTTTAATTCAATTTCGCTTATCGGTTGCACTTCAACAAATTCTTCTTCATTTTCTCCAATTACTATAACTTTCTCGCCAAAGGTAAGTCCGCTATTATCAAATCCAATTGATATGATTATTGCTTTTTCTCCTTTAGGTAATTTGTTGTAACCATCTTCATTTTTCGTAAACCAATATTCATTTGTTGATTTTTCTATTCCGCTTAAAATGACATTTCTTTCTTCTAAAATTAGACTTGTTAAATTTGACTTTGTCGAAGTCTTTACAGCTAATTTAGTTGGACTTGCTTTTGGGTCTTCGTAAAAGAAATCTACATTAATCCATCCAAAATTTATTGCGTCGTAGGTTATAAGAACATTATTCAGTTCCTTGAGTTTTGTTGTGTCAATTATTCGGCTTGTGTCAATTTTAGTGAGCTTTTGAGATGCGAATTTTTTATAAAGTTCAATTTTCCAACGTCCGTGTTCTTTTGCATCTTTTAATATTGACTCGTGAGCTTCTTTTTGCATTTCCGTTCTAGGGCCTCCATAAAGTCCTGGTGGAATATTATTTAAATGGTAATTGACACTTTCTGTTGAATCTTTGATAAAATATTGAACAGTC
This DNA window, taken from Winogradskyella sp. PC-19, encodes the following:
- a CDS encoding DUF6000 family protein, whose amino-acid sequence is MDEKTKKQIELHSAGATIRHSSPFAELEHYSNENKLEAEFIKKWCVPFYMFGINKADEFIRNFEPIKAELNLEVVKKLLGDFNWRTRIVGAYFASIMEFKTVEDIIGIHLLKSQVCYAGNGYCLTLAKFNTQNGIEYLKKYLDYYLTRKDLHYDQTGAMMALKWTDKINGTNVMDDYLELYQEWTSRNYTPDINTKFQGFEQQMNNLKRIKTA
- a CDS encoding MFS transporter, whose protein sequence is MEKIQNQKHTKETLYYSISRMLERASYYGFRALVVLYMVGETLKMERTEALSIYGWFTASLVFSQIVGALFGDLLIGNKKSIIIGGIIQAIGAFSLCIPSTTGLYLGLFLVVLGSGFFTPNVISNFGKTYLNKTKLLDSGFTIFYLAINLGSFLGILLIGYLGEKYGYNIGFVLSGILMLISIIPIVLTKEKRLDEIEKNEFPISKRILNILIAFIVVGLFWGFYELSSIRTFDLQLQLSEISTLGIPNHLWQSINSIFILPISIIAIILWTYFYSSQFFKLMLGFVFGVISFGILFLIPEIPTEQHTITYLISLFFLAISEIHIAPIIHSVLTKYSNPKYLAILISLAFLPTKLIYFVFGLFNDKLYDNPMLGLKIGIVGMIIIGIGLIGYVVWNKNYLQHRV
- a CDS encoding DUF6794 domain-containing protein; its protein translation is MKFSTILLLLIFSIPIFGQETKSPKNLKKAVSYLNVHASDSIKSQIKRSGNDTIKKISYPWGGEYKTIFNWTDRDNYGSRIVKYLDNKGVSQHQTEVILIAFKEYLNNGEFNEQKIIEPFKKLEFKWNEENKVRHTTDSLRGHYIPKDLDDAINSLNKIYSDSLKVKITKLTEKEYINGNYRFGIGLWMRNNWQLWGGSRLSKFFRDNKIGHPESMSVVILESFYRSLKNEDIRFEEQVKEYVEWEEKAKADELEREKKELEEKRETFAEFNIGDVLEFNYNYEFTSQSQEDKWMDDTCIVKGILIEKDAENLKINVKVLESCDRKGIVIYNNDNIRILNEKTKKWTRPEKRIVKYLKKGKSAWFEIDDWDLE